From Carcharodon carcharias isolate sCarCar2 chromosome 36, sCarCar2.pri, whole genome shotgun sequence, a single genomic window includes:
- the gba gene encoding lysosomal acid glucosylceramidase isoform X2, which translates to MSTFWLSFCLLPLWTVLPVTAGKPCAAQSFGGTSVVCVCNATYCDTIDPLVLPKKGYYLLYETSKAGKRLESKTGKILTNTKQQGLQLIFDVKKKYQRIKGFGGAITDAAAINILSLSAGSQENLLRSYFSEEGIEYNIIRVPMASCDFSTHVYTYDDYPGDLDLQHFSLTEEDTKMKIPIIQAAKALSKRPLYLFASPWTAPAWMKTNNSTIGKGTLKGKPGGQYYKLWANYFIRFLDEYAKHNLTFWAVTIQNEPTTGLITNYSFQCMGFTAELQRDFIVLDLGPALQNSTHKDVQLMILDDQRILLPYWAKVVLGDVHVAQYVHGVAVHWYLDMLTPADKTLGTTHYLFPEYYLFSSEACTGFMPWEHRVQLGSWERGAMYSHDIIQNLNNFVTGWTDWNMALNLQGGPNWVKNFVDSPVIVNSSQDTFYKQPMLYHMAHFR; encoded by the exons ATGTCAACTTTCTGGTTGTCTTTTTGTTTGCTTCCTCTCTGGACAGTCCTTCCAGTCACAG CTGGTAAACCATGTGCTGCCCAGAGTTTTGGGGGGACTTCAGTGGTTTGTGTGTGCAATGCGACATACTGTGATACGATAGACCCACTGGTGTTACCAAAGAAAGGCTATTACCTTTTATATGAAACCAGCAAGGCTGGCAAAAGGCTTGAGAGCAAAACCGGAAAAATCCTGACTAATACCAAACAACAAG GTTTGCAGCTGATCTTTGATGTGAAGAAGAAATACCAGCGGATTAAAGGCTTTGGTGGTGCAATAACCGATGCTGCAGCCATTAACATTCTGTCTCTTTCTGCCGGATCCCAGGAAAATCTCCTCCGATCCTATTTCTCTGAAGAAG GAATTGAGTACAATATTATCCGTGTACCAATGGCAAGTTGTGATTTTTCTACACATGTGTACACGTATGATGACTATCCTGGAGACCTGGATCTCCAGCACTTCAGTTTGACAGAGGAAGACACCAAAATGAAG ATCCCAATAATACAGGCAGCCAAGGCATTGTCCAAACGCCCCTTGTACTTGTTTGCCAGTCCGTGGACTGCTCCAGCCTGGATGAAAACAAACAATTCAACGATTGGGAAGGGTACCTTGAAGGGAAAGCCTGGGGGACAATACTACAAGTTATGGGCAAACTACTTcatcag GTTTCTGGATGAATATGCAAAACACAACCTCACTTTTTGGGCTGTGACGATACAGAATGAGCCCACCACAGGGCTGATAACTAACTACAGCTTCCAGTGCATGGGATTCACAGCAGAGCTGCAGCGAGACTTCATTGTGCTTGATCTGGGACCTGCATTACAGAACAGTACTCACAAGGACGTGCAGCTCATGATCCTAGATGACCAGAGAATCTTATTGCCGTACTGGGCAAAAGTG GTCCTGGGTGATGTGCATGTGGCTCAATATGTGCACGGTGTTGCAGTGCACTGGTACCTCGATATGCTGACACCAGCTGATAAAACTCTGGGTACTACACACTATCTCTTCCCAGAATATTACCTGTTTTCTTCAGAGGCCTGCACTGGATTCATGCCATGGGAACACAGAGTACAACTGGGAAGCTGGGAACGAGGTGCCATGTACAGCCACGACATCATCCAG AATCTGAATAATTTTGTAACTGGTTGGACAGATTGGAACATGGCCTTGAACTTGCAAGGTGGTCCTAACTGGGTGAAAAACTTTGTAGACAGTCCAGTCATCGTGAACAGCAGTCAGGACACCTTCTACAAACAGCCCATGTTGTACCACATGGCACACTTCAGGTGA
- the gba gene encoding lysosomal acid glucosylceramidase isoform X3: protein MSTFWLSFCLLPLWTVLPVTAGKPCAAQSFGGTSVVCVCNATYCDTIDPLVLPKKGYYLLYETSKAGKRLESKTGKILTNTKQQGLQLIFDVKKKYQRIKGFGGAITDAAAINILSLSAGSQENLLRSYFSEEGIEYNIIRVPMASCDFSTHVYTYDDYPGDLDLQHFSLTEEDTKMKIPIIQAAKALSKRPLYLFASPWTAPAWMKTNNSTIGKGTLKGKPGGQYYKLWANYFIRFLDEYAKHNLTFWAVTIQNEPTTGLITNYSFQCMGFTAELQRDFIVLDLGPALQNSTHKDVQLMILDDQRILLPYWAKVNLNNFVTGWTDWNMALNLQGGPNWVKNFVDSPVIVNSSQDTFYKQPMLYHMAHFSKFVPEGSLRVGLDPSAATELETVAFLRPDGSAVVNVLNWTPNDIDFVIWDPEHGFIKAHSPAESIQSYLWKLH from the exons ATGTCAACTTTCTGGTTGTCTTTTTGTTTGCTTCCTCTCTGGACAGTCCTTCCAGTCACAG CTGGTAAACCATGTGCTGCCCAGAGTTTTGGGGGGACTTCAGTGGTTTGTGTGTGCAATGCGACATACTGTGATACGATAGACCCACTGGTGTTACCAAAGAAAGGCTATTACCTTTTATATGAAACCAGCAAGGCTGGCAAAAGGCTTGAGAGCAAAACCGGAAAAATCCTGACTAATACCAAACAACAAG GTTTGCAGCTGATCTTTGATGTGAAGAAGAAATACCAGCGGATTAAAGGCTTTGGTGGTGCAATAACCGATGCTGCAGCCATTAACATTCTGTCTCTTTCTGCCGGATCCCAGGAAAATCTCCTCCGATCCTATTTCTCTGAAGAAG GAATTGAGTACAATATTATCCGTGTACCAATGGCAAGTTGTGATTTTTCTACACATGTGTACACGTATGATGACTATCCTGGAGACCTGGATCTCCAGCACTTCAGTTTGACAGAGGAAGACACCAAAATGAAG ATCCCAATAATACAGGCAGCCAAGGCATTGTCCAAACGCCCCTTGTACTTGTTTGCCAGTCCGTGGACTGCTCCAGCCTGGATGAAAACAAACAATTCAACGATTGGGAAGGGTACCTTGAAGGGAAAGCCTGGGGGACAATACTACAAGTTATGGGCAAACTACTTcatcag GTTTCTGGATGAATATGCAAAACACAACCTCACTTTTTGGGCTGTGACGATACAGAATGAGCCCACCACAGGGCTGATAACTAACTACAGCTTCCAGTGCATGGGATTCACAGCAGAGCTGCAGCGAGACTTCATTGTGCTTGATCTGGGACCTGCATTACAGAACAGTACTCACAAGGACGTGCAGCTCATGATCCTAGATGACCAGAGAATCTTATTGCCGTACTGGGCAAAAGTG AATCTGAATAATTTTGTAACTGGTTGGACAGATTGGAACATGGCCTTGAACTTGCAAGGTGGTCCTAACTGGGTGAAAAACTTTGTAGACAGTCCAGTCATCGTGAACAGCAGTCAGGACACCTTCTACAAACAGCCCATGTTGTACCACATGGCACACTTCAG TAAGTTTGTTCCTGAGGGCTCTCTACGTGTTGGACTTGATCCCAGTGCTGCTACTGAGCTGGAAACCGTGGCTTTCCTCCGTCCAGATGGGAGTGCAGTCGTCAACGTACTAAACTG GACCCCGAATGACATTGATTTTGTGATCTGGGACCCAGAACATGGCTTTATCAAAGCACATTCACCTGCAGAATCTATCCAGTCTTATTTATGGAAATTGCACTAA
- the gba gene encoding lysosomal acid glucosylceramidase isoform X1, which yields MSTFWLSFCLLPLWTVLPVTAGKPCAAQSFGGTSVVCVCNATYCDTIDPLVLPKKGYYLLYETSKAGKRLESKTGKILTNTKQQGLQLIFDVKKKYQRIKGFGGAITDAAAINILSLSAGSQENLLRSYFSEEGIEYNIIRVPMASCDFSTHVYTYDDYPGDLDLQHFSLTEEDTKMKIPIIQAAKALSKRPLYLFASPWTAPAWMKTNNSTIGKGTLKGKPGGQYYKLWANYFIRFLDEYAKHNLTFWAVTIQNEPTTGLITNYSFQCMGFTAELQRDFIVLDLGPALQNSTHKDVQLMILDDQRILLPYWAKVVLGDVHVAQYVHGVAVHWYLDMLTPADKTLGTTHYLFPEYYLFSSEACTGFMPWEHRVQLGSWERGAMYSHDIIQNLNNFVTGWTDWNMALNLQGGPNWVKNFVDSPVIVNSSQDTFYKQPMLYHMAHFSKFVPEGSLRVGLDPSAATELETVAFLRPDGSAVVNVLNWTPNDIDFVIWDPEHGFIKAHSPAESIQSYLWKLH from the exons ATGTCAACTTTCTGGTTGTCTTTTTGTTTGCTTCCTCTCTGGACAGTCCTTCCAGTCACAG CTGGTAAACCATGTGCTGCCCAGAGTTTTGGGGGGACTTCAGTGGTTTGTGTGTGCAATGCGACATACTGTGATACGATAGACCCACTGGTGTTACCAAAGAAAGGCTATTACCTTTTATATGAAACCAGCAAGGCTGGCAAAAGGCTTGAGAGCAAAACCGGAAAAATCCTGACTAATACCAAACAACAAG GTTTGCAGCTGATCTTTGATGTGAAGAAGAAATACCAGCGGATTAAAGGCTTTGGTGGTGCAATAACCGATGCTGCAGCCATTAACATTCTGTCTCTTTCTGCCGGATCCCAGGAAAATCTCCTCCGATCCTATTTCTCTGAAGAAG GAATTGAGTACAATATTATCCGTGTACCAATGGCAAGTTGTGATTTTTCTACACATGTGTACACGTATGATGACTATCCTGGAGACCTGGATCTCCAGCACTTCAGTTTGACAGAGGAAGACACCAAAATGAAG ATCCCAATAATACAGGCAGCCAAGGCATTGTCCAAACGCCCCTTGTACTTGTTTGCCAGTCCGTGGACTGCTCCAGCCTGGATGAAAACAAACAATTCAACGATTGGGAAGGGTACCTTGAAGGGAAAGCCTGGGGGACAATACTACAAGTTATGGGCAAACTACTTcatcag GTTTCTGGATGAATATGCAAAACACAACCTCACTTTTTGGGCTGTGACGATACAGAATGAGCCCACCACAGGGCTGATAACTAACTACAGCTTCCAGTGCATGGGATTCACAGCAGAGCTGCAGCGAGACTTCATTGTGCTTGATCTGGGACCTGCATTACAGAACAGTACTCACAAGGACGTGCAGCTCATGATCCTAGATGACCAGAGAATCTTATTGCCGTACTGGGCAAAAGTG GTCCTGGGTGATGTGCATGTGGCTCAATATGTGCACGGTGTTGCAGTGCACTGGTACCTCGATATGCTGACACCAGCTGATAAAACTCTGGGTACTACACACTATCTCTTCCCAGAATATTACCTGTTTTCTTCAGAGGCCTGCACTGGATTCATGCCATGGGAACACAGAGTACAACTGGGAAGCTGGGAACGAGGTGCCATGTACAGCCACGACATCATCCAG AATCTGAATAATTTTGTAACTGGTTGGACAGATTGGAACATGGCCTTGAACTTGCAAGGTGGTCCTAACTGGGTGAAAAACTTTGTAGACAGTCCAGTCATCGTGAACAGCAGTCAGGACACCTTCTACAAACAGCCCATGTTGTACCACATGGCACACTTCAG TAAGTTTGTTCCTGAGGGCTCTCTACGTGTTGGACTTGATCCCAGTGCTGCTACTGAGCTGGAAACCGTGGCTTTCCTCCGTCCAGATGGGAGTGCAGTCGTCAACGTACTAAACTG GACCCCGAATGACATTGATTTTGTGATCTGGGACCCAGAACATGGCTTTATCAAAGCACATTCACCTGCAGAATCTATCCAGTCTTATTTATGGAAATTGCACTAA